One region of Bacteroidota bacterium genomic DNA includes:
- the rimM gene encoding 16S rRNA processing protein RimM, whose product MKKEDYFYIGKVTRRTGTKGEIAIELDCDHPNAYIKVDQLVLGLFEKLIPFTVEKIKIQGDAAIAKLKEISTPEEASMYHQADVYLDLKWLPKLTGTEFYFHEIIGFDAIDSTTGFIGKIIKVHELPMYGVAEVINKGPEIMVPLHADFIAGIDRENKTMTFNLPEGFVALYENG is encoded by the coding sequence ATGAAAAAGGAAGATTACTTCTATATTGGAAAAGTTACCAGACGCACTGGTACGAAGGGCGAAATTGCCATTGAACTCGATTGCGATCATCCAAATGCGTACATTAAGGTTGACCAGCTTGTATTGGGGCTTTTCGAAAAGCTTATTCCCTTTACTGTTGAAAAAATTAAAATTCAAGGCGATGCAGCCATTGCTAAGTTAAAAGAAATAAGCACACCCGAAGAAGCCAGCATGTACCATCAGGCAGATGTGTATCTTGATTTAAAATGGTTGCCCAAACTGACCGGTACGGAATTTTATTTTCATGAAATTATTGGGTTTGATGCCATTGATAGTACAACCGGTTTTATTGGAAAAATTATAAAGGTGCATGAGTTGCCTATGTATGGGGTAGCCGAAGTAATTAATAAGGGTCCCGAAATTATGGTTCCATTACATGCTGATTTTATAGCTGGTATAGATCGCGAAAACAAAACCATGACCTTCAACTTGCCCGAAGGCTTTGTTGCATTATACGAAAACGGATAA
- a CDS encoding 30S ribosomal protein S16, with amino-acid sequence MPAKLRLQRYGKKGYAFYHIVVADARAPRDGKYIEKLGVYNPNTNPATVELDADKALTWLQNGAQPTDTMRAILSYKGVLYKRHLHEGVKKGALTQEMADAKFEKWLSDKNTKIDNKKVSVADKRKAEMKDRMAAESQVKDARAKKIAEAALAKMTGGASESEAPAQETPAAEENA; translated from the coding sequence ATGCCGGCAAAATTAAGATTGCAAAGATATGGTAAGAAAGGCTATGCCTTTTACCATATAGTGGTGGCTGATGCGCGTGCTCCGAGGGACGGTAAGTATATCGAGAAGTTGGGAGTTTATAATCCTAACACAAATCCCGCTACTGTAGAGCTTGACGCGGACAAAGCCCTAACCTGGTTACAAAATGGTGCTCAGCCAACTGATACCATGCGTGCCATCCTGAGTTACAAAGGTGTATTGTACAAAAGACACCTGCACGAAGGAGTAAAAAAGGGTGCCCTTACCCAGGAAATGGCTGATGCCAAATTCGAAAAATGGCTTAGTGATAAGAACACTAAGATTGACAACAAAAAAGTAAGCGTTGCCGACAAGCGCAAAGCTGAAATGAAAGACCGCATGGCTGCTGAGTCTCAGGTAAAAGATGCTCGTGCAAAGAAAATTGCCGAAGCTGCTTTAGCTAAGATGACAGGTGGTGCCAGCGAAAGCGAAGCACCTGCTCAGGAAACACCTGCTGCAGAAGAAAACGCTTAA
- a CDS encoding 30S ribosomal protein S21, with protein MLVVQIKENESLDKALKKFKKKFEKTAVVKQLRSRAAFEKPSVSRRNTVKRAIHKGKLVAEIL; from the coding sequence ATGTTAGTTGTACAAATTAAAGAAAACGAGTCGCTAGATAAGGCTTTGAAAAAATTCAAAAAGAAGTTTGAAAAAACTGCTGTGGTAAAGCAATTACGCTCACGCGCAGCATTTGAAAAGCCATCTGTATCGCGCAGGAATACAGTAAAGCGCGCGATACATAAGGGCAAACTCGTTGCTGAAATCCTATAA
- a CDS encoding substrate-binding domain-containing protein, with product MKHVKIILTSVTYLLICACDYGTQKKYDDTPTSGTINISVDATFANIMRVELDTFHALYKHARVNARYCTESEAFKDLINDTARVIVASRKLNDQELQYFKQRNLTPREVHIAIDAIAFIVHPDNEDSVLGNSQIKKMLSGEITDWKQVSEKNTSGQVVMVFDNVNSSTALYARDSINKGAPIKGNVFARNTFEDVINYVSENKNAIGVVGVSYISDPDDPTQLSFITKTRVIAIKNEKDATRYKPYQAYVAQGLYPYTRNVYMISREARSGLGTGVSGFVSSYNGQLIIKKMGIMPATQFARVGGFRNNN from the coding sequence ATGAAACATGTTAAAATAATTCTGACGAGCGTAACATACCTCTTGATTTGCGCTTGCGACTATGGAACTCAAAAGAAATACGATGATACCCCTACCTCGGGCACTATCAATATTTCGGTAGATGCCACTTTTGCCAATATTATGCGTGTAGAACTAGATACCTTTCATGCCCTTTACAAACATGCCCGCGTAAATGCGCGCTATTGTACCGAAAGCGAAGCCTTCAAAGACTTGATAAATGATACCGCAAGGGTCATAGTAGCCTCGCGAAAGCTAAATGATCAGGAATTGCAATACTTTAAACAGCGCAATCTAACACCAAGGGAGGTGCATATAGCGATAGATGCCATTGCGTTTATTGTGCATCCGGATAACGAAGACAGCGTGCTTGGTAATTCGCAAATCAAGAAAATGCTGTCGGGAGAAATTACTGATTGGAAGCAGGTAAGCGAAAAAAATACATCAGGGCAAGTGGTGATGGTGTTTGACAATGTAAATTCGAGCACTGCCCTATATGCTCGCGATAGCATTAATAAAGGGGCGCCAATAAAAGGAAATGTATTTGCACGCAATACCTTTGAGGATGTTATTAATTATGTAAGCGAAAATAAAAATGCCATAGGCGTGGTAGGAGTAAGCTATATAAGTGACCCTGATGATCCCACACAACTTAGTTTTATTACCAAAACCAGGGTGATAGCTATTAAAAACGAAAAAGATGCTACACGCTACAAGCCTTATCAGGCATATGTGGCACAGGGTTTATACCCCTACACCCGCAATGTGTATATGATAAGCCGTGAAGCACGCAGCGGACTAGGCACCGGAGTGAGCGGTTTTGTTTCTTCCTACAATGGGCAGCTCATAATTAAGAAAATGGGCATTATGCCGGCCACTCAGTTTGCACGTGTTGGCGGCTTTAGAAATAACAATTAG
- a CDS encoding undecaprenyl-phosphate glucose phosphotransferase, which translates to MNLGYARYLKFMLYVVEWLLLNASFAAVSYYTTPDHLLISSPFFSQFYIINLAYVLNFIFFERRERLFDYQPAHYIRSSVKWIIFLFIFIAFSSYFAEKTFPKLHNLKEKFVLFGCLFVLWRILFMTIIMNLRKNLRTFKKVMLLGNSKGLHQLNVFFQKHGETGYEVSTIIDNENELNELSGNNKAIVNRLQQIQKAQDLDEIFCCLKSFTNEDIQEIANFCDEHFIRLRIVPDYSSLLINKPIYTNRYGTVNVIEFYFESLEIMHNRVIKRAFDFMFSLVALLILSPLMFVIIPILIKLSSRGPVFFVQERSGKNNKPFNCFKYRTMRVNLDSNKIQATKDDPRITRTGSILRKTSMDELPQFINVLLGSMSIVGPRPHMLYHTESYKHIANEFMMRHAIKPGITGWAQINGYRGEIKNEIDIKNRVDYDLYYLENWSLYFDIKIIFLTVYYVIKGQKTAY; encoded by the coding sequence ATGAATCTTGGTTACGCACGATATCTGAAGTTTATGCTTTACGTGGTTGAGTGGCTATTGCTCAACGCAAGTTTTGCTGCGGTTTCTTATTATACCACACCGGATCATTTATTAATAAGCAGTCCGTTTTTTTCGCAGTTTTATATTATTAACCTGGCATACGTACTCAATTTTATATTTTTTGAACGAAGAGAACGCCTGTTTGACTATCAACCGGCCCACTACATTCGTTCTTCTGTTAAGTGGATTATTTTCCTTTTCATCTTCATTGCTTTCAGCAGTTACTTTGCAGAAAAGACATTTCCAAAATTACATAACCTGAAAGAAAAGTTTGTCTTGTTTGGTTGCTTGTTTGTATTGTGGCGCATTCTGTTTATGACTATTATAATGAACCTGCGCAAAAACCTACGCACGTTTAAAAAGGTGATGCTGCTTGGTAACAGCAAAGGGTTACATCAGCTAAATGTGTTTTTTCAGAAACACGGGGAAACAGGTTATGAAGTTTCAACCATTATTGATAATGAAAACGAATTGAATGAGTTAAGCGGAAATAATAAAGCAATCGTAAACCGATTGCAACAAATACAAAAAGCGCAAGACCTTGACGAAATTTTTTGCTGTCTAAAAAGCTTTACCAACGAAGACATTCAGGAAATAGCCAACTTTTGTGATGAACACTTTATCAGGCTTCGCATCGTTCCTGATTATTCATCGCTGCTTATTAATAAGCCTATTTATACCAATCGCTATGGAACAGTCAATGTAATCGAGTTTTATTTTGAATCGCTTGAGATTATGCACAACCGGGTAATTAAGCGTGCTTTTGATTTCATGTTTTCTCTTGTTGCCTTATTAATTTTGAGCCCATTAATGTTTGTTATAATTCCAATCTTAATCAAACTTAGCAGTCGCGGACCGGTATTTTTTGTTCAGGAACGAAGCGGGAAAAACAACAAACCGTTTAATTGTTTTAAATATCGTACCATGCGTGTTAATTTGGACTCGAATAAAATTCAGGCTACTAAAGATGACCCGCGCATTACAAGAACAGGAAGTATACTACGCAAAACAAGCATGGATGAGCTTCCGCAATTTATAAATGTATTGCTAGGCAGCATGAGCATTGTAGGCCCGCGCCCACACATGCTCTATCACACCGAATCGTACAAGCATATTGCAAATGAGTTTATGATGCGCCACGCCATAAAGCCGGGCATAACAGGTTGGGCACAAATTAATGGCTACCGTGGTGAAATTAAAAACGAAATAGACATCAAAAACCGTGTTGATTACGATTTATATTACCTCGAAAACTGGTCACTCTACTTCGACATAAAAATAATTTTTCTAACAGTTTATTATGTCATTAAAGGGCAAAAGACAGCTTATTGA
- a CDS encoding glycosyltransferase — protein MHIVYITPYYKPAWFYGGPPRCISEQAEILVKEFGYTIEVVTLNQNNDKAVVDARGIHTTNQNGVTVHYMPSSCSFLNKKYFHSHNLTSFLSTLKKPDQIHIHTLFNYFSRCGMQFAVRNKIPFVITPHGMLDIYSLTRSKLVKIVHRTIWDNHLLKKAKYIHFTTIEEYENSEIPKGCNYYIAPYLLAEPAKIKRGNYDSLQSFNLVSLGRINRKKGLDILIRSMHIIHEYRLNVTLDIYGEDDDYCKPELVLLAKKLGIASAISFKGKLNPDNRNQTLQQYALLILPSYQENFGLVVVEALSNGLPVIISNKVNLCNMVLQNKCGLVCLTDKESLADRLFHYLNLTHDLKIEMSNNGMKAVAKEFAIEKIAAQYKLMYEGN, from the coding sequence TTGCATATTGTTTACATTACTCCTTATTATAAACCTGCATGGTTTTATGGCGGACCTCCACGATGCATTTCCGAACAGGCAGAAATTTTAGTAAAAGAATTTGGCTACACCATAGAGGTAGTTACACTTAATCAAAATAATGATAAAGCAGTGGTGGATGCCAGAGGCATTCATACCACCAATCAAAATGGAGTGACTGTGCATTATATGCCCTCCAGCTGTTCCTTTTTGAACAAAAAATATTTTCATAGCCATAACCTCACTTCTTTTTTATCCACATTAAAAAAGCCCGACCAGATTCATATACACACCTTGTTCAATTATTTTTCGCGCTGCGGAATGCAGTTTGCCGTTAGAAATAAAATTCCCTTTGTGATAACTCCGCATGGTATGCTTGATATCTATTCCCTGACACGTTCTAAATTGGTAAAAATAGTTCATCGAACTATTTGGGATAATCATCTTTTAAAAAAAGCAAAGTACATTCACTTTACAACAATTGAAGAGTACGAAAATTCGGAGATTCCAAAAGGCTGCAATTATTATATTGCTCCTTATCTGCTTGCAGAGCCAGCAAAAATAAAGAGAGGCAATTATGATTCGTTGCAATCATTTAATCTGGTATCGCTAGGCCGTATCAATCGCAAAAAGGGACTCGATATTCTGATAAGGAGTATGCACATAATTCATGAGTACAGGTTAAATGTAACATTGGATATTTATGGCGAAGATGATGACTACTGCAAACCGGAACTTGTGTTACTAGCTAAAAAACTTGGAATAGCAAGCGCCATAAGTTTTAAAGGCAAGCTCAATCCAGATAATCGCAATCAAACCTTACAACAATATGCTTTGCTGATACTGCCAAGCTACCAGGAAAATTTTGGGTTGGTAGTTGTTGAGGCGCTTTCAAATGGATTGCCGGTCATTATATCCAACAAGGTTAACTTGTGTAATATGGTTTTGCAAAATAAATGTGGCCTTGTTTGTTTGACTGATAAAGAAAGCCTTGCCGATAGATTATTTCATTACCTCAATCTTACGCATGACCTTAAAATTGAAATGAGCAATAATGGGATGAAGGCAGTTGCAAAGGAATTCGCAATTGAGAAAATAGCAGCTCAATATAAGCTGATGTACGAGGGGAATTGA
- the ettA gene encoding energy-dependent translational throttle protein EttA — translation MADDKKVIFSMVRVSKTYPNGKQVLKDIYLSFFYGAKIGILGLNGSGKSTLLRIIAGVEKSFQGDVVFSPGYNVGYLEQEPILDDTKTAKEIVMEGVAPITAILKEYEDVNNKLCEPLEDDAMNKLLERQSELMDKIEAAGAWELDNKIEVAMDALRCPEGDTLVANLSGGERRRLALCRLLLQEPEILLLDEPTNHLDAESVDWLEQHLQRYKGTVIAVTHDRYFLDNVAGWILELDRGEGIPWQGNYSSWLEQKTKRLAQEEKTESKRQKTLSRELEWVRMAPKARHAKSKARLQAYDKMMSEDIRQKEEKLEIFIPNGPRLGNEVIEFEGVAKSFGDKLLYENLEFRLPPAGIVGIIGPNGAGKTTLFRMIMETEKPDSGTIKIGDTVKVAYVDQAHEAIDPEKSIYEVVSGGHEIIEMEGKTLNSRAYISRFNFSGSDQGKKCGVLSGGERNRLHLALTLKTEANVLLLDEPTNDLDINTLRALEEALENFAGCAVIISHDRWFLDRVCTHILAFEGESQVYYFEGGYTDYEENKKKRLGDTGPHRIKYKALTR, via the coding sequence ATGGCTGATGATAAGAAAGTAATTTTTTCGATGGTACGGGTAAGTAAAACGTACCCCAATGGAAAACAAGTATTAAAAGATATCTATCTCTCCTTTTTTTATGGAGCCAAAATAGGAATACTGGGTTTAAACGGTTCGGGTAAGTCTACGTTGTTGCGCATTATTGCAGGAGTAGAAAAATCATTTCAAGGCGATGTGGTTTTTTCGCCAGGATATAATGTTGGATACCTGGAGCAGGAACCGATTTTGGACGATACAAAAACTGCAAAGGAAATTGTAATGGAGGGAGTAGCTCCCATCACTGCCATCTTAAAGGAGTATGAGGATGTAAATAATAAATTATGCGAGCCACTTGAAGATGATGCAATGAATAAATTGCTCGAGCGCCAATCTGAATTGATGGATAAAATAGAGGCTGCGGGGGCGTGGGAATTGGACAATAAAATAGAAGTTGCTATGGATGCGCTGCGTTGCCCCGAGGGCGATACCCTTGTTGCAAACTTATCGGGAGGAGAGCGCAGGCGATTGGCATTGTGTCGCTTGTTGTTGCAAGAACCTGAAATATTATTACTTGATGAGCCTACCAACCACCTCGATGCCGAATCGGTAGATTGGCTCGAGCAGCACTTGCAACGCTATAAGGGAACTGTTATTGCCGTAACCCACGATCGATATTTTCTTGACAATGTTGCCGGATGGATATTAGAACTTGACCGTGGCGAAGGAATTCCATGGCAGGGAAATTACAGCAGTTGGTTAGAACAAAAAACAAAGCGACTTGCACAGGAAGAAAAAACAGAAAGCAAACGTCAGAAAACACTTTCGCGAGAGTTGGAGTGGGTGCGCATGGCTCCGAAGGCGCGTCATGCCAAGAGCAAAGCACGTTTGCAAGCCTATGATAAAATGATGAGCGAAGACATCCGCCAAAAGGAAGAAAAACTTGAAATATTTATTCCAAATGGCCCACGATTGGGAAATGAGGTAATCGAGTTTGAAGGAGTTGCAAAAAGTTTTGGTGATAAATTATTATACGAAAATCTGGAATTTCGATTGCCACCTGCCGGCATTGTTGGAATCATTGGCCCCAATGGTGCTGGAAAAACTACGCTGTTCCGTATGATTATGGAAACTGAAAAACCTGATAGCGGCACTATTAAGATAGGGGATACGGTAAAGGTGGCATACGTAGATCAAGCTCACGAAGCTATCGATCCTGAAAAATCAATTTATGAAGTGGTAAGTGGTGGGCACGAGATTATTGAAATGGAAGGCAAAACACTAAACTCGCGCGCATACATTAGTCGTTTCAATTTTAGTGGCTCCGATCAGGGAAAGAAATGTGGTGTGCTATCAGGAGGAGAACGAAACAGATTACATCTTGCTTTAACTTTAAAAACCGAAGCTAACGTTTTGTTGCTGGATGAGCCTACCAATGATTTAGATATAAACACCTTGCGAGCTTTGGAAGAAGCATTAGAAAATTTTGCCGGCTGTGCTGTTATTATTTCCCACGACCGCTGGTTTCTCGATCGTGTATGTACACATATACTTGCGTTTGAAGGCGAGTCGCAGGTTTATTATTTTGAAGGTGGATATACCGACTACGAAGAGAATAAGAAAAAGCGACTGGGCGATACGGGACCACATCGCATTAAGTACAAGGCCTTAACTAGGTAG